The Amphiura filiformis chromosome 6, Afil_fr2py, whole genome shotgun sequence genome segment gttgttaactgaACATATCTCAagaataaaacaagcaaattgaacagaacaaacggcatttgagagctacaaCTGCGCCTTTGAcgatgatgtaagcatcatgtcacaacggtattttctaattgccaaaaagGGCGCTTTCACTTGCACGAttttttggagacaggctgtatacattATGTGATATGTTTAGATACCAagttatgaacaattttacaCTTCAAAGGCGATTGCCCATCATCGTGAATATCATAAAGTACGCTCAATTATTGACTATCATTGGTATCTGAGTTAATATCATATTGATCTTCATCCACAGGATCAAAGTTATCAATCTCTTTTTCTGGAGCTGTTTTATGCTGCGATAATTGTAGAGATGTTTGGTGAGTCATACTTATATTCTGAGAAATCGATACATtttgtgatggtgatgttgtaCGAATGGTCTTGGGTTTCTTCTTAGAACCGCATACCTTAAGTTTCCTGACGAGTATCAAGTAGCCTTCTCGAAAGTTCTGATGAGTAAGACCATAGATAACGCTATTTGTACTGCTGCTTAGATGCGCGAATCCTGTAGCGAAGATAATGTAAGTCCGAGGTAGGTTAGTGACATCGGGAAGCAGAAGAAGGACTGCATATGGGGACCAAAGAGCGCAGAACACAATCCAGATGATGAGAACAGATCGCAAGAGACGAAGATCTGTAACGGCAATTTTGCTGCTAGCAGATGGCGGCAGATCAGATTCTTGCATCTTACGAAGGGCCTTCTTGATAGATCTCGAAAACAGTAATATTCTGATGTAAGAGTAAGTCAGAAGGGTCGCAGGAATACCAAATTGCCAAATCATAAGAAATATTGAATATCCATAGCGTGGCATGAAGTCGTAGGTGCAGTACAAGATGTCTTCCACGTAACTATGCTCTCCCCAGCCTGCTAACGCGGGAACATCAATCATAAAAGTTAGAATCCATAAACCAGCTATCATGAATGGTACCGTGTGTGTATTATATATTACAGGATACATACGTCGATGACAGATACATATGTACCGATTAAGTGATATTGCTGTGATACTCCACAATGAGCAACAACATGATGTAACGCAGATGCAACCAAGAAAATTACAGAAAATCGGGTTATCCTTGAAAATTTTACCATTGGTATAAATACCAACGATTCCAAAAGTAGCAGCGATAAGACATATCATCAAATCTGCGACGGCTAAGTTGACGATGAATGCGTTGCTTACCACGCGAAGTTTCTTGTGAATGAAAACGGCTCCAATAACCATAAAGTTGCCCAGAATGCCGGTAAAACCCATGATACACATAACCACAGCGTAGAGGATACCAATAAGGTCGTTGTTGTCAACTTCGTTCCCCGAATTGACGGTTGTGAACATTTCGACCCATGTCCATTCTGAGGATTGATTTGAAACGTTGGCGTTCCAATCCATCtcgataccaatatttttgtttatatttcaaGGTATGAAATCTTTTGTTCGACAGTCAAAAACAGCTTTTATAAGGAAGATAATTCAGTCCTGTAATTCGCAAGATGATCTTTTGTCACTTTAAAACCTCTGTCCAGATGAAACAATGAAGAGAAATCACGTTAATTTAGTATAGGTTACTGGCGTAGCTGTAAATACTTCAACTAAAATCGGTGTTAGCCCGAgttcgtgggttcgaatcctgcgGCGCCAACGTGGTGTGTACTTTGGTACTTACCTCACTGGTGCAATGGGGAGCAATTTGGGATGATAACAAGCAAAGTGCTTAGAGGCGGTGCGCTACGGTTGCGCTCTTGTTGATTGCGATGTTTCTTACTGGCAGCAGAATAAATTGTTGCTAGTGTGCTGGTATATGTTACTCACGGCGGCGAAGTGCTCGTTCAATCACAAATacgtatatatttttaatttgcaacgTATAGTCCAGCACCAGTCTTGATGATATCCAGAAGTGAAACAACACCAATTACTacatttttgtcgtataaagaaattgtatctggcgtgaattacactacagtttttattcctagggctctttgacttcttcaaataatctTTTTAataatagagtgaatcccctggccctctataattacgcacaaaagatcgagtccccttaagcgCATTGTTTATAGATAAgtcttcttccaaatgcaacgcTGGATTCTCTTGAATAACCagaatatatggtcgaatccaacgaaaagtgtacacggcatgttcagggccataacttaaaagtattaatcaattggcattcgtttttgtattgtgtttattcgccttgatcatacgcttcgcgccatatataataagaccccttgtgtgaaaaacttagacacagagaccccaaaacatgctatttgtacccattttttcaaaatatttcttacagtatttttaaaaacatctaaatcagttatgaaaagaagtcattggattgaatctaaattgatttcctgaaaggtgtgtattcaaagattgcttgttcaatttttcacatatttgtacataattatgaatttttgtgataattttttgagtggtattttttacattacctacgaatacaatttttcatagcactagatatatctttaaaaatggaaatcactaataaatgcgcaattgatacaagctttgatatgtccaatactgaaatgcattgcattcggacatctttattattgtgttaagctgccagaaattctaaatggcacaaaggtaggtttggtaaaaaatatgcattacctccgaatacatgttaaaagctgtgtcatttccacaaagtgagagaatagtaaacaatagttaagcaataggtgcagggtaatacactctttatttctaccaagtttcaatagcctgcgtttaaatatttctgagatgtgaacaataaaagcaagtattcgtaggtaaatttcggtaaccgaatgttacctacgaatacaatttgacatcatggcagtattgtgaaacactgccattcatgccaatgcccatattggtacataacgaaggcctgtatgtttgctatcaaatcatatgtcaatgaaaattgcgaattcacatacatgcccaccatgcaaaactgaatacggcttaattgttgaaaaatatgtactgaaatagacgacggtctgctcatttgaaagaaaaatcagattcaaagaagattagaagggataaatacttggatttgtcaactgtcatgtgtgtttcattttaaatgtttaccgaccttctggtttctgagtaatttgtgtccaaattgatttattcgaaggtaacttttgacgtttcgctaaggttacctacgaataccatggaaaaaacgactgttctcattgtctcatgatctagacaacacagtgatggaccctggtataaagctaattgtagttgccctcaaacgaaaggccacaagacgtaactgactccaagatggacttcacaagtctgcaataacggttttaagcgatttgtgtgcaattacaaattaaagtcactttagtgcctttgtttcttacttcaatcctctttcaaccgctgtgaaccgacattattaatacatgatagggtctaaagtatcaataaacgcacataaagaaaataatacattcaaagtgctttataaaatgaagttttgattgcgatatccaccgaaagtctaattcttacctacaaatactgaaatgttacttacgaatacagcataatacatgacatgtgtaatgaagtgtcgctaccaatggaaattaattgtcaaaaactttaagcggtaccccaggacactattattacccatatacggattcatttaacaattatttattatgtaaaattgctgattaactacttgtatatcaaaatgaagtggtcaaaatcttgctaaaagcatcaaaaaatttttgatctaaggtaatagcatttattcatttggacgtaccatctgaaagagatctaaaactaccattttattaatgcattaccataatagcaacatttaaacctctaaactcaatatagatattgttaaatcgctcatgttacctacgaatacccgggtttcttcaccttttcattgtataaagcgttaggtgtatgcgtataattcctattattcttgaaaacatatatcctactcgttcttatacaatgtgtaaattgattcatactcatttgataaataaaatacagaaactgacctaaacttcattttcaaaaataaactagtataaattgactaagatcatattgatcgtgttataaaaataaaaacaaatattttctggttaagctagcattttcctgacaccctgtggtctacattacacgaaaaaggcgttaatgggaatattccatttgttttaggttgattagtattgcgatagtgaaagcatcccattggtattcgtaggtaacattgggttttgatatcacatttactatcacacgtcctggatttatttttcaagattagtaatggtacttttggttcctattaggccaatatgtcattaatcaatgggcaaaaggaaaaaattgtggagacatttttatttcggacttttatttttggcccgtggacacttttggttggattcgaccatatagttacattattataatattattgtacaCATTAGGCAAATCTTATGTTGTACTTTGTTGTGACAAATGCGCTAGAACCTGATTACCAATTCGTTTGATACAGACTAACTGAATACGGtagtcgtcttcttcttcttcttggttgagTCGGTAGATACAGATCATTAAACTGCAGTTCACCAACTTTTGGGTCATGGTCGCGAATATGTGGTGCGTGTCTCTATCTAATTGTTCTGTTTGGTTGCATCGTTGAGCCGGTTCTTGGAGCTGtcaatcagggccggatttactttttggggggccctgggccaggccaaaatttggaggccctaaactcaccgtgaggaaggcatgtgcactctagtggccaagttttggtttaggtataagatCGACATTTGCGGTGGGAGCATTAAAATTTAGCGGcagaaataaatttcaatttcagactattttagcccacaatgaagttgaatttcgcTACATAACGGGAAATTTTGCGtgcaaaattttgctattttactCTATTTTTCCCAAAACCTGTTTTTCGGGCTAAAGGCCACGCacaaggcaattttttttttttgggggggcaaaatttggggccctgggcccgggcccatctggcccaatggtaaatccagccctgctgTCAATTGTGCTTGTCCCGATTGTTTCTTTTCCTGTTGCGTTCCACTCCCTAATTGTTTTTGGAAAATAACTGTACTTGTATGTGTTGAGTCTTGCATAGATTGGTTTATAGTTGCTGCTGTTCTTCTTCCTGGTTCTTGTTTCTTTTATCAGCTCCATGTGGTCATTCTTGTTTATGCCCACCATATTGTTTGTTATCTTATACATCATTGCTAGTCTTGCTTGCTTCCTCCTGTATCATCTTGGTCCCCCATGCAATAAAGTCCCCCATGCAATATAATAGTCTGatattatatttattgaatttggCAGTTTAGCAAATATTTTGTCTTGTGATTTGCTCTCTAAAGTCAATTTTACAAAAAGAAGAATACATCAATGTTGGTAGagtatataaacacatcaaaaagtaATTAGACTAATTGTAATAGCTCATTAGTCTGGGTAGGTTATAATTTGTAGCCATGGTAGCCATTCAAACGTTGCACTTTTAAAagttacttaagggctggggtatgaacgtttggacagtatttattttgggacattagagcacatcagacatatcgaattgtattctgaatacgaagaatgtcattctgatataaaataattttgatttttgaaattcgcaatttaatacacattttatggcaaatcattaaaattgatatttttgatatttaacagtacttgaagtaaactttataaatctgatgatttatacttaaagtgtatgtaggtgggatgaaaagccgacgatcaattgaaaattttgacctttcgtattgaagatatggatttttttcccaaaacac includes the following:
- the LOC140154663 gene encoding melatonin receptor type 1B-like; this translates as MDWNANVSNQSSEWTWVEMFTTVNSGNEVDNNDLIGILYAVVMCIMGFTGILGNFMVIGAVFIHKKLRVVSNAFIVNLAVADLMICLIAATFGIVGIYTNGKIFKDNPIFCNFLGCICVTSCCCSLWSITAISLNRYICICHRRMYPVIYNTHTVPFMIAGLWILTFMIDVPALAGWGEHSYVEDILYCTYDFMPRYGYSIFLMIWQFGIPATLLTYSYIRILLFSRSIKKALRKMQESDLPPSASSKIAVTDLRLLRSVLIIWIVFCALWSPYAVLLLLPDVTNLPRTYIIFATGFAHLSSSTNSVIYGLTHQNFREGYLILVRKLKVCGSKKKPKTIRTTSPSQNVSISQNISMTHQTSLQLSQHKTAPEKEIDNFDPVDEDQYDINSDTNDSQ